A window of Streptomyces sp. SAI-127 contains these coding sequences:
- a CDS encoding SURF1 family protein → MYRFLLTPRWFGINVFVLLAIPFCIFMGSWQLSRFEDRMTESRDAKQQVSTDEREAARPLAELLPVDKVTSGKQVTATGRYDKQLLVPDRQLGDREGYYVLTLLRTDSGKALPVVRGWLPGTPDPAKVPAAPKGEVTVTGALQASETPGDNGVSAQGGLPAGQTAAISAASLINLVPYGVYDAWVTLNTGDSGMNAVPATAPADSGLDLKAFQNLGYTGEWFVFAGFVVFMWFRLLRREVEFIRDAELGILPDDEERERDQEQPQEKASA, encoded by the coding sequence GTGTACCGGTTTCTGCTGACGCCCCGCTGGTTTGGCATCAACGTCTTCGTGCTGCTCGCCATCCCGTTCTGCATCTTCATGGGGTCGTGGCAGCTGAGCCGGTTCGAAGACCGGATGACGGAGAGCCGGGACGCCAAGCAGCAGGTCAGCACGGACGAGCGGGAGGCCGCGCGACCGCTGGCCGAGCTGCTGCCGGTGGACAAGGTGACCTCCGGCAAGCAGGTCACCGCGACCGGGCGCTACGACAAGCAGTTGCTCGTCCCCGACCGGCAACTGGGCGACCGCGAGGGTTACTACGTCCTGACGCTGCTGCGCACGGACAGCGGCAAGGCCCTGCCCGTGGTCCGGGGCTGGCTGCCCGGCACCCCCGATCCGGCGAAGGTCCCGGCCGCGCCGAAGGGCGAGGTCACCGTCACCGGTGCGCTGCAGGCGTCGGAGACCCCCGGCGACAACGGCGTCAGTGCCCAGGGCGGTCTTCCGGCCGGGCAGACCGCGGCGATCAGCGCTGCCTCGCTGATCAACCTCGTGCCGTACGGCGTGTACGACGCGTGGGTCACCCTCAACACCGGTGACTCCGGGATGAACGCCGTACCGGCGACCGCTCCCGCCGACAGCGGGCTGGACCTCAAGGCCTTCCAGAACCTCGGCTACACCGGTGAGTGGTTCGTCTTCGCCGGCTTCGTGGTCTTCATGTGGTTCCGCCTGCTGCGCCGCGAGGTGGAGTTCATTCGGGACGCGGAACTGGGGATCCTCCCGGACGACGAAGAGCGAGAGCGGGACCAGGAGCAGCCCCAGGAGAAGGCGAGCGCCTGA
- a CDS encoding SigE family RNA polymerase sigma factor, producing MPVIAPMPAARPARIPSQRDGAEEAAAAGTTVDHLTETYRAHYRSLLGLAALLLDDTASCEDVVQEAFIRVHSARKRVRDPEKTLAYLRQTVVNLSRSALRRRILGLKLLSKPMPDMASAEEGAYDQLERDSLIKAMKGLQRRQREVLVLRYFADMTEAQVADTLGISLGSVKAYGSRGIAALRIAMEEPV from the coding sequence ATGCCGGTGATCGCGCCCATGCCCGCAGCGCGGCCCGCCCGCATACCCAGTCAGCGTGACGGCGCCGAGGAAGCGGCGGCAGCCGGTACCACCGTCGACCACCTCACCGAGACCTACCGGGCGCACTACCGCTCGCTGCTGGGTCTCGCCGCTCTCCTGCTCGACGACACCGCCTCCTGCGAGGACGTCGTCCAGGAGGCCTTCATCCGCGTCCACTCGGCACGCAAACGCGTCCGCGACCCGGAGAAGACCCTCGCGTACCTGCGTCAGACGGTCGTCAACCTCTCCCGCTCGGCCCTGCGCCGGCGCATCCTCGGACTCAAGCTGCTGTCCAAGCCGATGCCCGACATGGCGAGCGCCGAGGAGGGGGCGTACGACCAGCTGGAGCGCGACTCGCTCATCAAGGCGATGAAGGGTCTGCAGCGCCGCCAGCGCGAGGTCCTGGTCCTGCGCTACTTCGCGGACATGACCGAGGCCCAGGTCGCCGATACTCTCGGCATCTCCCTGGGTTCTGTGAAGGCGTACGGCTCCCGGGGGATCGCGGCGCTTCGGATCGCCATGGAGGAGCCGGTATGA
- a CDS encoding aspartate-semialdehyde dehydrogenase: MTLRPTLAVVGATGAVGTVMLQILSQHADIWGEIRLIASPRSAGRKLAVRGEQVEVVALSEEAFDGVDVAMFDVPDEVAAQWAPVAAAHGAVVVDNSGAFRMDPDVPLVVPEVNGHAARMRPRGIIANPNCTTLSMIVALGALHAEFGLRELVVSSYQAVSGAGRAGVETLRRQLSMVAGTELGTHPGDVRRAVGDHTGPFPEPVALNVVPWAGSLREDGWSSEEMKVRDESRKILGLPALPVAVTCVRVPVVTVHSLTVHARFEGEVTVRKAREILATAPGVVLFDDPAAGEFPTPADVVGTDPTWVGRVRRALDDPTALELFVCGDNLRKGAALNTAQIAELVAAELV, translated from the coding sequence ATGACCCTTCGTCCGACGCTCGCGGTCGTGGGCGCGACCGGAGCCGTCGGCACCGTCATGCTCCAGATCCTGTCCCAGCACGCGGACATCTGGGGCGAGATCCGACTGATCGCCTCCCCGCGCTCGGCCGGCCGCAAGCTGGCCGTGCGCGGGGAGCAGGTCGAGGTGGTGGCCCTGTCGGAGGAGGCCTTCGACGGGGTCGACGTCGCCATGTTCGACGTACCCGACGAGGTGGCCGCGCAGTGGGCGCCGGTCGCCGCCGCCCACGGTGCCGTCGTCGTGGACAACTCCGGCGCCTTCCGGATGGACCCGGACGTGCCCCTCGTCGTGCCGGAGGTCAATGGGCACGCGGCCCGGATGCGGCCGCGCGGGATCATCGCCAACCCCAACTGCACGACCCTCTCCATGATCGTGGCCCTGGGCGCGCTGCACGCCGAGTTCGGGCTGCGGGAGCTGGTGGTGTCCTCGTACCAGGCGGTGAGCGGTGCGGGCCGGGCCGGTGTCGAGACCCTGAGGCGGCAGCTGTCCATGGTCGCGGGCACCGAGCTCGGCACGCACCCCGGTGACGTACGGCGGGCCGTCGGCGACCACACCGGGCCGTTCCCGGAGCCGGTCGCCCTCAACGTCGTACCGTGGGCCGGTTCCCTGCGCGAGGACGGCTGGTCCTCGGAGGAGATGAAGGTGCGGGACGAGTCCCGCAAGATCCTGGGCCTGCCCGCGCTGCCGGTCGCGGTGACCTGTGTGCGGGTCCCGGTGGTCACCGTGCACTCCCTCACCGTCCACGCCCGCTTCGAGGGCGAGGTCACCGTCCGCAAGGCGCGCGAGATCCTCGCGACCGCTCCCGGGGTCGTCCTCTTCGACGATCCGGCGGCCGGGGAGTTCCCCACGCCCGCCGATGTCGTCGGCACTGATCCCACCTGGGTGGGGCGGGTGCGGCGGGCACTCGACGACCCCACCGCGCTGGAGCTCTTCGTGTGCGGAGACAACCTGCGCAAGGGTGCCGCGCTCAACACCGCGCAGATCGCGGAACTCGTGGCGGCCGAGCTGGTGTGA
- a CDS encoding aspartate kinase has translation MGLVVQKYGGSSVADAEGIKRVAKRIVEAKKNGHQVVVVVSAMGDTTDELIDLAEQVSPMPAGREFDMLLTAGERISMALLAMAIKNLGHEAQSFTGSQAGVITDSVHNKARIIDVTPGRIRTALDEGNIAIVAGFQGVSQDKKDITTLGRGGSDTTAVALAAALDAEVCEIYTDVDGVFTADPRVVKKAKKIDWISFEDMLELAASGSKVLLHRCVEYARRYNIPIHVRSSFSGLQGTWVSSEPIEQGDKKVEQAIISGVAHDTSEAKITVVGVPDKPGEAAVIFRTIADAEINIDMIVQNVSAASTGLTDISFTLPKAEGRKAIDALEKNKAGIGFDSLRYDDQIGKISLVGAGMKTNPGVTADFFTALSEAGVNIELISTSEIRISVVTRADDVPEAVRAVHSAFGLDSDSDEAVVYGGTGR, from the coding sequence GTGGGCCTTGTCGTGCAGAAGTACGGAGGCTCCTCCGTAGCCGATGCCGAGGGCATCAAGCGCGTCGCCAAGCGAATCGTCGAAGCGAAGAAGAACGGCCACCAGGTGGTCGTCGTCGTTTCCGCGATGGGCGACACGACGGACGAGCTGATCGATCTCGCCGAGCAGGTATCTCCCATGCCTGCCGGGCGTGAGTTCGACATGCTGCTGACCGCCGGAGAGCGTATCTCCATGGCGCTGCTGGCCATGGCGATCAAAAACCTGGGCCACGAGGCCCAGTCGTTCACCGGCAGCCAGGCAGGCGTCATCACCGACTCGGTCCACAACAAAGCCCGGATCATCGACGTCACGCCCGGCCGTATCCGCACCGCGCTCGACGAGGGCAACATCGCCATCGTCGCCGGCTTCCAGGGCGTCAGCCAGGACAAGAAGGACATCACCACCCTGGGGCGCGGTGGCTCCGACACCACGGCCGTCGCGCTCGCCGCGGCGCTCGACGCCGAGGTGTGCGAGATCTACACCGACGTCGACGGCGTGTTCACCGCCGACCCGCGGGTGGTGAAGAAGGCGAAGAAGATCGACTGGATCTCCTTCGAGGACATGCTGGAGCTCGCCGCCTCCGGCTCGAAGGTGCTGCTCCACCGCTGTGTGGAGTACGCCCGCCGCTACAACATCCCGATCCATGTGCGGTCGTCCTTCAGCGGACTTCAGGGCACGTGGGTCAGCAGTGAGCCGATCGAGCAAGGGGACAAGAAGGTGGAGCAGGCCATCATCTCCGGTGTCGCGCACGACACCTCCGAGGCCAAGATCACGGTCGTCGGCGTGCCCGACAAGCCGGGCGAGGCCGCGGTCATCTTCCGCACGATCGCGGACGCCGAGATCAACATCGACATGATCGTGCAGAACGTCTCCGCCGCCTCCACCGGGCTGACGGACATCTCCTTCACGCTCCCCAAGGCCGAGGGCCGCAAGGCCATCGACGCCCTGGAGAAGAACAAGGCCGGCATCGGCTTCGACTCGCTGCGCTACGACGACCAGATCGGCAAGATCTCGCTCGTGGGCGCGGGCATGAAGACCAACCCGGGTGTCACGGCCGACTTCTTCACCGCCCTGTCCGAAGCCGGCGTGAACATCGAGCTGATCTCGACCTCCGAGATCCGCATCTCGGTCGTCACCCGCGCCGACGACGTGCCCGAGGCTGTCCGTGCCGTGCACAGCGCCTTCGGACTGGACTCCGACAGCGACGAGGCCGTGGTCTACGGGGGCACCGGGCGATGA
- a CDS encoding response regulator transcription factor, with translation MRVLLVEDDEPVAQSLRRGLTRYGFEVEWVSTGGAALSHEGPYDVVLLDLGLPDTDGLDVCRALRERGDVPIIVISARSDETDRVVGLELGADDYVSKPFGVREVIARIRAVMRRAQPRGEVAAAGPDAYGSRLTIDRKAARVRLDGEEVSLAPKEYGLLSFLTEEPGALMSREQIMEAVWDANWFGPTKTLDVHVAALRRKLAGAVVIEAVRGVGFRLEIAEDDGAS, from the coding sequence GTGCGCGTACTCCTGGTGGAAGACGATGAGCCGGTCGCCCAGTCCCTGAGACGTGGCCTGACCCGGTACGGGTTCGAGGTCGAGTGGGTCTCCACCGGTGGTGCCGCGCTGAGCCACGAGGGCCCCTACGACGTCGTACTCCTCGATCTCGGTCTGCCCGACACCGACGGTCTCGACGTGTGCAGGGCACTGCGCGAGCGCGGTGACGTGCCGATCATCGTGATCAGCGCGCGCAGCGACGAGACGGACCGGGTGGTCGGCCTTGAGCTCGGCGCCGACGACTACGTGTCCAAGCCGTTCGGGGTCCGTGAGGTCATCGCGCGGATACGAGCCGTGATGCGGCGCGCCCAGCCCCGCGGCGAGGTCGCCGCGGCGGGCCCGGACGCGTACGGCTCGCGCCTCACCATCGACCGCAAGGCCGCCCGGGTCCGCCTCGACGGCGAGGAGGTGTCCCTGGCTCCCAAGGAGTACGGCCTGCTGTCCTTCCTCACCGAGGAGCCGGGTGCGCTGATGTCGCGCGAGCAGATCATGGAGGCGGTCTGGGACGCGAACTGGTTCGGGCCGACCAAGACGCTGGACGTGCATGTGGCGGCCCTGCGGCGCAAGCTCGCCGGGGCGGTCGTCATCGAGGCGGTCCGGGGAGTGGGCTTCCGGCTGGAGATCGCCGAGGACGACGGAGCTTCATGA
- a CDS encoding SgcJ/EcaC family oxidoreductase → MTRRSMTKRAAIVTATAIVAVGTVGTVAATAGTDAPKKPTRTAITGLFNTWNAALRTGDAEKVADLYAEDAVLLPTVSNKVRTDRAGIVDYFQHFLENKPVGKKVQTIVKVLDSDSAIDTGVYEFTLTDPDTGAKRVVEARYTYEYEKRGGQWKIVNHHSSAMPEG, encoded by the coding sequence ATGACCCGTCGTTCCATGACCAAGCGCGCAGCCATAGTCACCGCGACCGCGATCGTCGCCGTGGGAACGGTCGGTACCGTCGCCGCCACCGCCGGCACGGACGCCCCGAAGAAGCCCACCAGGACGGCGATCACGGGCCTGTTCAACACCTGGAACGCCGCCCTGCGGACCGGCGACGCCGAGAAGGTGGCGGACCTGTACGCCGAGGACGCGGTCCTCCTGCCCACCGTCTCCAACAAGGTCCGCACCGACCGCGCCGGCATCGTCGACTACTTCCAGCACTTCCTGGAGAACAAGCCGGTCGGCAAGAAGGTCCAGACGATCGTCAAGGTCCTCGACAGCGACTCCGCGATCGACACCGGCGTCTACGAGTTCACGCTCACCGACCCGGACACCGGCGCCAAGCGCGTCGTCGAGGCCCGCTACACGTACGAGTACGAGAAGCGGGGCGGCCAGTGGAAGATCGTCAACCACCACTCCTCGGCGATGCCCGAAGGCTGA
- a CDS encoding tetratricopeptide repeat protein, translating to MTGASSGVGEEGSAAEPSVSAAASGERSIAAGRSIRQAISGDGSVGMYAETALALPAEAYVLPTAAPEGVVNLPDDTTLFVGRELELARLDEAFTESGGVVVQAVHGLGGIGKSTLAAHWAAGRVHSYNPVWWITAETPPDLEAGLADLAAALQPVLRDVLSREALRERAVQWLATHEGWLLVLDNVSDPAQVKPLLGRAPQGRFLITTRRASGWHGIAETLSLDVLPLPEAVRLFSRIRLAGPDDEVGALCAELGCLPLAVEQAAAYCAEAGISAGRYRELLAAYPEALFAQSAEGTDRARTVARVWRVSLDRLADTPLAGRILGIIAWWAPDGIPRAYLDGLGTPIEVTEALRRLAAHSLVKLHDDATISVHRLVQAVARAESGDGHVAAAVLERNAPRRLGIDQELMWLAHMEALAGHADPGADTMDEAWLFNLGGHRYGSDRAQRAIELHERAVAATERAHGPDGWATLLMHRNLARSHGYAGDHEQAIDLLEENLADYVRTFGPDDRRSFDARTELAKEVMKAGRVADARALAEQNAERAEEVLGDEDRTTLDARAVWTDALTELALEGESTLSAEVVCTIEDLMDKAARAEGEDSDIFDKFHRQLATAREAAGDIPGALALLEENIARRSRVYGETDWTTMLTRTTFVTFVWKQAADPDRARELAIALVADWKRLLGNDPYVRQLQQDFAPLLDPPGV from the coding sequence GTGACGGGGGCCTCGAGCGGGGTCGGCGAGGAGGGCTCGGCCGCGGAGCCCTCGGTTTCGGCAGCCGCCTCGGGTGAACGGTCCATCGCCGCCGGTCGGTCCATCCGGCAGGCGATCAGCGGGGACGGCTCGGTCGGGATGTACGCCGAGACCGCGCTGGCGCTGCCCGCGGAGGCGTACGTGCTGCCGACCGCCGCTCCGGAGGGCGTGGTCAACCTGCCCGACGACACGACTCTGTTCGTCGGGCGCGAGCTTGAACTCGCGCGGCTGGACGAGGCGTTCACGGAGTCGGGCGGAGTCGTGGTGCAGGCGGTGCACGGGCTGGGCGGAATCGGCAAGTCCACGCTCGCCGCGCACTGGGCAGCCGGACGCGTGCATTCGTACAACCCGGTGTGGTGGATCACTGCCGAGACCCCGCCCGATCTCGAAGCGGGCCTCGCCGACCTCGCGGCCGCACTCCAGCCGGTGCTGAGGGACGTACTGTCCCGGGAAGCACTGCGGGAAAGAGCCGTCCAGTGGCTGGCCACACACGAGGGATGGCTACTGGTCCTCGACAACGTGTCCGATCCCGCGCAGGTGAAGCCGCTGCTCGGACGGGCTCCGCAGGGACGGTTCCTGATCACGACCCGGCGGGCGAGCGGGTGGCATGGGATCGCCGAGACGTTGTCGCTGGACGTGCTGCCCCTTCCTGAGGCGGTGCGGCTGTTCAGCCGGATCCGCCTGGCCGGGCCGGACGACGAAGTGGGCGCTCTGTGCGCGGAGTTGGGGTGCCTTCCGCTGGCCGTGGAGCAGGCCGCGGCCTACTGCGCCGAGGCCGGCATCTCGGCGGGGCGGTACCGGGAGTTGCTCGCCGCGTATCCGGAGGCGCTGTTCGCGCAGTCGGCGGAGGGGACCGACCGGGCGCGTACGGTCGCCCGGGTCTGGCGGGTGTCGTTGGACCGGCTGGCCGATACGCCGTTGGCCGGGCGGATTCTGGGAATCATCGCCTGGTGGGCGCCGGACGGCATTCCGCGGGCCTATCTCGACGGGCTGGGCACTCCGATCGAGGTCACGGAGGCGCTGCGGCGGCTGGCGGCGCACAGCCTGGTCAAGTTGCACGACGATGCCACGATCTCGGTCCATCGGCTGGTGCAGGCGGTGGCGCGGGCGGAGAGCGGTGACGGGCATGTGGCTGCCGCGGTGCTGGAGCGCAACGCCCCCAGGCGCCTGGGGATCGACCAGGAGCTGATGTGGCTCGCGCACATGGAGGCGCTGGCGGGACACGCCGATCCGGGGGCCGACACCATGGACGAGGCCTGGCTGTTCAACCTGGGCGGGCACAGGTACGGCAGTGACAGGGCCCAGCGTGCGATCGAGCTCCACGAGCGGGCCGTGGCTGCCACGGAACGCGCTCATGGGCCCGACGGCTGGGCAACTCTCCTCATGCACAGGAATCTGGCGCGGTCGCACGGCTATGCCGGTGATCACGAGCAAGCGATCGACCTGCTTGAAGAGAATCTGGCCGACTACGTGCGGACGTTCGGGCCTGACGACCGCCGCAGCTTCGACGCCCGCACCGAACTGGCCAAAGAGGTGATGAAAGCCGGTCGGGTGGCCGACGCGCGGGCGCTGGCCGAGCAGAACGCCGAGAGAGCCGAAGAGGTACTGGGCGATGAGGACCGTACGACCTTGGATGCCCGCGCGGTCTGGACCGACGCGCTCACCGAACTGGCCCTGGAGGGAGAGAGCACTCTCTCGGCCGAAGTTGTGTGCACCATAGAGGATTTGATGGACAAGGCGGCCAGGGCGGAGGGCGAGGACAGCGACATCTTCGACAAATTTCACCGACAGCTCGCCACGGCCCGGGAGGCAGCGGGCGACATCCCCGGTGCCCTGGCACTCCTGGAGGAGAACATCGCGCGCAGGTCGCGGGTCTACGGCGAGACGGACTGGACGACCATGCTGACCCGCACCACCTTCGTGACGTTCGTCTGGAAGCAGGCCGCGGATCCGGACCGGGCCCGGGAATTGGCGATCGCCCTGGTCGCCGACTGGAAACGCCTGCTCGGCAACGACCCTTACGTCCGGCAGTTGCAACAGGACTTCGCTCCCCTCCTCGACCCGCCCGGGGTGTAG
- a CDS encoding sulfite exporter TauE/SafE family protein, whose amino-acid sequence MTGGWTGNLLLAGIVLLGSSVQWLTGMGFALVAVPALILLLGPAQGVVLANCAAGAICLVGLAGDWRLVRPRAMVPLCAAAACTVPAGTWVTRRLPQPWLLLVMGGLVTAAVLLVMRGARVAALRGTHGAVFAGAAGGLMNSAAGVGGPPFSLYAVNAGWTVREFVPNAMFYGVIVNAFSVASNGVPGLSGVQWALVIGAMGAGGLVGRGLASRIPERRARLLVLLLALTGGITAVGKGLWGL is encoded by the coding sequence GTGACAGGTGGTTGGACAGGCAATCTGCTGCTGGCGGGAATCGTGCTGCTCGGCTCCTCGGTGCAGTGGCTCACGGGGATGGGCTTCGCCCTGGTCGCCGTGCCCGCGCTGATCCTGCTGCTCGGCCCGGCACAAGGAGTCGTCCTGGCCAACTGCGCGGCCGGGGCGATCTGCCTCGTGGGACTGGCCGGTGATTGGCGGCTGGTAAGGCCGCGGGCGATGGTGCCCCTGTGCGCGGCGGCGGCCTGCACGGTCCCGGCGGGCACCTGGGTGACCCGCCGGCTCCCCCAGCCCTGGCTCCTGTTGGTCATGGGCGGCCTGGTGACGGCAGCGGTGCTCCTCGTCATGAGGGGTGCCCGGGTCGCCGCTCTGCGCGGCACCCACGGCGCGGTGTTCGCGGGTGCGGCGGGCGGGCTCATGAACTCCGCTGCGGGGGTGGGCGGCCCGCCGTTCTCGCTCTACGCCGTCAACGCGGGCTGGACGGTACGGGAGTTCGTCCCGAACGCGATGTTCTACGGGGTGATCGTGAACGCCTTCTCGGTGGCGTCGAACGGGGTCCCGGGGCTCAGTGGGGTGCAGTGGGCTCTGGTGATCGGGGCGATGGGGGCGGGTGGGCTGGTCGGCAGGGGGCTCGCGTCCCGGATACCGGAGAGGCGGGCCCGCCTGCTGGTGCTGTTGCTTGCCCTGACGGGCGGGATCACGGCCGTGGGAAAGGGACTGTGGGGCCTGTGA